One segment of Natronosalvus halobius DNA contains the following:
- a CDS encoding DegT/DnrJ/EryC1/StrS family aminotransferase — protein MGELAIDGGPKAAEALSIPEWPQPTDACRAYLLEAFEGGNWCRGPWIERLEDEFAAYHDAEHAIAVSNGTVAIELALRAVGVEPGDEVIVPSYSFIASASVVPAVGAIPRFADTDPETFNIDPNSVREQITDDTVGIIGVHFAGYPMDMDELLPIVEEHDLFLIEDAAHAQGSEWRGQKVGTFGDFGTFSFQESKSLPSGEGGIVVTDNDVLAERARVMQNIGRSQGETGYRHYKLASNSRMSAFQAAVAIGQLEKLPEENDRREANEELLLAELEEIGGIHTKPRDDRITARGYCLENVRYDAEAFGGLSRDRFIAAVRAEGVPVYDGYEVPIYKQPAFFRDQVRRLLPPGTDVPDYWNLHLPGAERLCRENVAFSHPVLLADEEGIRTIPAAIRKVKAHADELRER, from the coding sequence ATGGGCGAACTTGCCATCGACGGCGGACCGAAAGCAGCCGAAGCACTCTCGATTCCGGAGTGGCCACAGCCAACGGATGCGTGTCGAGCGTATCTCCTCGAGGCGTTCGAGGGCGGCAACTGGTGTCGCGGACCGTGGATCGAACGCCTCGAGGACGAATTTGCCGCGTATCACGACGCTGAACATGCGATCGCCGTCAGTAACGGGACCGTCGCGATCGAACTGGCGCTACGAGCCGTCGGCGTCGAGCCCGGCGACGAGGTGATCGTTCCCTCCTACTCCTTCATCGCGAGTGCAAGCGTCGTCCCCGCCGTGGGGGCGATCCCGCGATTCGCCGATACCGACCCGGAAACGTTCAATATCGATCCCAATTCGGTACGCGAGCAGATCACCGACGACACGGTCGGGATCATCGGCGTCCACTTCGCGGGATATCCGATGGACATGGACGAATTGCTGCCGATCGTCGAGGAACACGACCTCTTCCTGATCGAGGACGCGGCCCACGCGCAGGGATCGGAGTGGCGCGGCCAGAAGGTCGGCACCTTCGGGGACTTCGGGACGTTCTCGTTTCAGGAGTCGAAGTCACTACCTAGCGGCGAAGGCGGCATCGTCGTCACCGACAACGACGTGCTCGCGGAACGAGCCCGAGTCATGCAGAACATCGGCCGTTCGCAAGGTGAGACGGGATATCGTCACTACAAACTCGCTTCGAACTCCCGGATGTCCGCGTTCCAGGCCGCCGTCGCGATCGGCCAACTCGAGAAGCTACCAGAGGAGAACGACCGCCGCGAAGCGAACGAGGAACTGCTCCTCGCCGAACTCGAGGAGATCGGCGGAATACACACGAAACCCCGAGACGACCGCATCACCGCTCGCGGCTACTGTCTCGAGAACGTTCGCTACGACGCCGAGGCGTTTGGTGGGCTCAGCCGCGACCGATTCATCGCGGCCGTGCGCGCCGAGGGCGTGCCGGTCTACGACGGCTACGAAGTCCCAATCTACAAGCAACCGGCGTTCTTCCGGGATCAGGTTCGGCGGCTTCTCCCGCCCGGAACGGACGTCCCGGACTACTGGAACTTACACCTTCCCGGTGCGGAGCGACTGTGCAGGGAGAACGTCGCCTTCAGCCATCCGGTGTTGCTCGCCGACGAGGAGGGCATCCGGACGATCCCTGCTGCGATTCGAAAGGTGAAAGCCCACGCCGACGAACTCCGTGAGCGGTAA